Proteins encoded together in one Riemerella anatipestifer window:
- a CDS encoding IS982-like element ISRa1 family transposase, with protein MNNIEQIYERILEVLGLFSENQLISYQRRTPKMSDLEVISLNITAEYLSIDSELQLFRKLPNSLINKIERSVYNKRKRRLSLQTEQIRQRISMEFNEFEDIFIVDSMPMKVCENARSTRSKICKEQSYSSPTYGYCASQKLYFYGYKLHAVCSLNGVIKNFDISPASVHDIHYLKDIGEQMRNCTLIGDRGYLSAKVQIDLFNYANIKLDTPMRSNQKDYIPQFSLYKKKRKRIETFFSQLCDQFMIKRNNAKTFEGFKTRIISKITAATVIQYINKFIFQRKLNHLKISII; from the coding sequence ATGAACAACATAGAGCAAATATATGAAAGAATTTTGGAAGTTTTAGGACTTTTTTCAGAAAATCAACTGATTAGTTATCAGAGAAGAACACCTAAAATGAGCGATTTAGAAGTCATAAGTCTTAATATTACTGCTGAATACTTGAGTATTGATAGCGAATTACAGTTATTTAGAAAATTGCCAAACTCTCTGATAAACAAAATTGAAAGAAGTGTTTACAATAAGCGAAAACGAAGACTATCCCTACAAACAGAGCAAATTAGACAGCGTATTTCGATGGAGTTCAATGAGTTTGAAGATATTTTTATCGTTGATAGCATGCCAATGAAAGTTTGTGAAAATGCTCGTTCTACTCGTTCAAAAATTTGTAAAGAGCAATCCTATTCTTCACCAACATATGGTTATTGTGCTTCACAGAAATTATATTTCTATGGCTATAAACTACACGCAGTATGTTCTTTAAATGGTGTGATTAAGAATTTTGATATAAGCCCTGCATCCGTTCACGACATCCACTATTTAAAAGATATTGGTGAGCAAATGCGAAACTGTACTTTAATTGGAGATAGAGGCTATTTATCAGCAAAAGTTCAAATAGATTTATTTAACTATGCTAATATTAAATTAGATACACCAATGAGAAGTAATCAGAAAGATTATATTCCTCAATTTTCATTGTACAAGAAAAAGCGAAAACGAATTGAGACATTTTTCTCTCAACTTTGCGACCAATTTATGATTAAAAGAAACAATGCTAAAACTTTTGAAGGCTTTAAAACAAGGATAATCAGTAAAATAACCGCCGCAACGGTTATTCAATATATCAATAAATTTATCTTCCAAAGAAAATTAAATCATCTAAAAATCAGTATTATTTAA
- a CDS encoding major capsid protein yields MINANNIIPEFSQANLEAVLNAYPLGEFQYRNLFPLEFNPTLNFASIEGSMGAKIMADIVAIGSKASRKGRDFVESIKGEIPKIEIARDKDEKDLLRIQQLRNSVALYPQNQAIKNQLIDKIYEDVTFAVDGVNARLEWVAKQLISNGKFKTTVKNNAGGVANVEIDFKIKTQNAKKNWFSAADADPIKEITDLQSEARGKGYRYTTITLERDVLDVLLANPLVRQFVHGIPVNSSTVLPNITVEQLNAQLQGKGLPTFRLVESFVAHENKAGQVEATNGWEAGNILFSVSPILGTTQYTTTTEFNMNFPDVMSKAVKDDFILVKTFGHQDPISISTKGTAFAVPVLNNTRQNLILKTKF; encoded by the coding sequence ATGATAAACGCAAATAATATTATTCCTGAATTTAGTCAGGCAAATTTGGAAGCTGTTTTGAACGCTTACCCTTTGGGCGAGTTTCAATACAGAAACTTGTTCCCGTTGGAGTTTAACCCAACCTTGAACTTTGCAAGTATAGAGGGGTCAATGGGAGCAAAAATAATGGCTGACATTGTGGCTATTGGCTCAAAAGCATCAAGAAAAGGGCGTGATTTTGTAGAATCAATCAAAGGAGAAATTCCAAAGATTGAAATTGCAAGGGATAAAGACGAGAAGGACTTGCTTAGAATCCAACAACTAAGAAACTCTGTTGCTCTTTATCCTCAAAATCAAGCAATAAAAAACCAGCTCATTGATAAAATTTACGAAGATGTAACCTTTGCGGTGGACGGGGTAAACGCTCGTTTGGAATGGGTAGCTAAACAGTTAATTTCTAACGGAAAGTTCAAGACCACTGTTAAAAATAATGCTGGGGGCGTGGCAAATGTGGAGATTGATTTTAAAATCAAAACTCAAAATGCTAAGAAAAATTGGTTTAGTGCAGCAGATGCTGACCCTATTAAAGAAATTACAGATTTGCAAAGCGAGGCACGAGGCAAAGGGTATAGATATACTACTATCACACTTGAAAGAGATGTGTTAGATGTATTACTTGCTAATCCTTTGGTTCGTCAGTTTGTACACGGTATTCCTGTAAATTCTTCTACGGTATTGCCAAATATCACGGTAGAACAGTTAAATGCCCAACTGCAAGGAAAAGGGTTGCCTACATTCAGATTGGTAGAATCGTTTGTCGCTCACGAAAACAAAGCAGGGCAAGTAGAAGCCACTAATGGTTGGGAAGCTGGAAATATTTTGTTTTCTGTGTCTCCAATCTTAGGAACTACACAATATACAACTACTACGGAGTTTAATATGAACTTCCCTGACGTAATGAGTAAGGCGGTCAAAGATGATTTTATCCTTGTGAAAACTTTCGGACACCAAGACCCGATTAGTATTTCA